Part of the Paenibacillus kyungheensis genome, AACGATTGGATTAGTGGAGAACAAGCTGAAAGAAGCTAATTTGCTTGGCGAAACGAAACGTATCCTTATCAACGAAGATTCCGAACTTAAATTAGGTAACACCCTCACTGCTACATTCTTCCGTACGAACCACAGTATTCCTGATTCTGTAGGTGTATGTGTAGCTACTCCAGAAGGTAACGTTGTACACACAGGTGACTTTAAATTTGATCATACGCCTGTAAATGGTGAGTTCGCTAACTTGCAACGTATGGCTGAAATTGGTAGTAAAGGTGTTCTTGCACTACTATCTGATAGTACAAATGCAGAAAAACCAGGCTTTACGCCTTCAGAACGCAATGTAGGTATTGTGTTGGAAGATATTTTCCGCAAAGCAACACAACGTGTAGTTGTAGCTACATTTGCATCTAACGTTCACCGTATTCAGCAAGTAGTTAACGCTGCTGCTGCAACAGGTCGTAAGATCACTGTAATCGGTAGAAGTATGGTAAATGTAGTAGGTATTGCTTCTGATCTTGGATATCTTGATATTCCAGATGGCATGATTATTGAGCCGGAAGAAGTAAACAAAATGGCAGCAGATCGCGTCGTTATCCTGTCTACAGGAAGCCAAGGCGAACCGATGTCAGCACTTACACGTATGGCCCGTTCGACACACCGCAAAGTCGATATTTTACCGGGAGATACTGTTATTATTGCAGCTACACCTGTACCGGGTAATGAAAAATATATTGGACGTACGATTGATGAATTGTTCCGCTTAGGTGCAAACGTTATATATAGTGGTTCTAACTCAGGCGTCCATGTATCTGGACACGGATCACAAGAAGAGCTTAAATTAATGCTTAACTTGATGAAACCGAAATTCTTTATCCCAATTCATGGTGAACACCGTATGCAACGCAAACATGCTTTACTAGGTGAAGCAGTGGGTATCGCTCCAGAAGATATCTTTATGATTGATATCGGTGATACAGTTGAGATTCAAGGTGGAGTAGCACGCAAAGCCGGTAAAGTCACTTCTGGTAACGTGTTGATCGATGGATTAGGCGTAGGTGATGTAGGTAATATCGTTCTTCGTGATCGTAAACTATTGTCACAAGATGGTATCCTTGTTGTTGTCGTTACCCTGAGCAAACAAGATGGACAGATTGTATCTGGACCAGACATTATCTCTCGTGGATTCGTATATGTTCGTGAATCTGAAGGATTACTTGATGAAGCGAACCGCATCGTAACAAGCACATTGCAACGCTTAATGAGCGAACGTGTGAACGAGTGGGCATCATTGAAAACAAGTGTTAAAGACTCTCTTGGTCGTTTCTTATATGAGCAAACGCGCCGTAGACCAATGATCCTTCCGATCATTATGGAAGTCTGAGTTCATGAAATATAGAATAAACGGGTAAGAGGCAACCAGTCGCCCCCGTTCATCACATGGTATATTGGACGGT contains:
- a CDS encoding ribonuclease J, whose translation is MSKKTNNEKLTIFALGGVGEIGKNMYVIQYGNDIVVIDSGLKFPEEDMLGIDIVIPDISYLTENRDKVRAIILTHGHEDHIGGLPYVLKHLNVPVYGTKLTIGLVENKLKEANLLGETKRILINEDSELKLGNTLTATFFRTNHSIPDSVGVCVATPEGNVVHTGDFKFDHTPVNGEFANLQRMAEIGSKGVLALLSDSTNAEKPGFTPSERNVGIVLEDIFRKATQRVVVATFASNVHRIQQVVNAAAATGRKITVIGRSMVNVVGIASDLGYLDIPDGMIIEPEEVNKMAADRVVILSTGSQGEPMSALTRMARSTHRKVDILPGDTVIIAATPVPGNEKYIGRTIDELFRLGANVIYSGSNSGVHVSGHGSQEELKLMLNLMKPKFFIPIHGEHRMQRKHALLGEAVGIAPEDIFMIDIGDTVEIQGGVARKAGKVTSGNVLIDGLGVGDVGNIVLRDRKLLSQDGILVVVVTLSKQDGQIVSGPDIISRGFVYVRESEGLLDEANRIVTSTLQRLMSERVNEWASLKTSVKDSLGRFLYEQTRRRPMILPIIMEV